CGGCCGGCCCGATCATCAAAGAGCCGATCATGTCGGTCGAAGTGGTGACGCCGGACCAGTTCATCGGAGACGTCATCGGCGATCTTGCCGCACGGCGCGGCCACGTCAAACACCAAGAACCCGAACCGGGCGGCGCGCAGAAGATCACAGCGACCGTGCCGTTGTCGGAGATGTTCGGCTACGCGACCGACCTGCGCAGCCGCACGCAAGGGCGCGCGACCTATACGATGGAGTTCGCGCATTACGCGCAAGTGCCTAAGGGCGTGGCGGAAGAGATCATCGCCAAGAACACCGGCAAGAGCGCCGATTAGGAGACGATAGGAAATGGCCAAAGAGAAATATCAGCGCAACAAGCCGCACGTGAACATCGGCACGATCGGTCATGTGGACCATGGCAAGACGACGCTGACGGCGGCGATCACCAAGGTGTTGTCCGAGGCGGGGACGGGGACCAAGAAGCTGGT
This genomic interval from Candidatus Eremiobacteraceae bacterium contains the following:
- a CDS encoding GTP-binding protein, encoding MAKEKYQRNKPHVNIGTIGHVDHGKTTLTAAITKVLSEAGTGTKKLV